One region of Chitinophaga varians genomic DNA includes:
- a CDS encoding sensor histidine kinase, giving the protein MENKANWLRSRFLQEVVVFVAMFVLTILHEWIKLDSLKAVLQALVFFILLYGQAQFNLYLIFPLLMAKRYALYFLTFILSTLVGALLLFGLDYFWISPQFYQEPDVSLPMNIAYNFVLCIISTVTILSLFLVRQYSRELQKRSEVQLKLSEMNIKFLHAQLNPHFFFNMFNNLYGVSLTEPERTPDLILKLADLMRYQLENGNKPTVTIREELQFIDNYIAMERERIGKRCLISYDFPADDTVLHQYRIAPLILITLVENAFKHSVTISHTWYVNISVYRYEDDLVVDVRNSLPDEALKSGSTGIGLINIKERLEMLYKHRYSLVSTIDGQEYRTTLTLRINTTAHG; this is encoded by the coding sequence ATGGAGAATAAGGCAAATTGGCTTCGGAGCAGGTTTCTACAGGAAGTGGTCGTGTTTGTTGCGATGTTTGTCCTGACGATATTGCATGAGTGGATAAAACTGGACTCTCTGAAGGCGGTCCTGCAGGCGCTGGTGTTTTTTATCCTACTGTACGGACAGGCGCAGTTTAACCTCTACCTGATATTTCCGTTGTTGATGGCTAAAAGGTATGCTTTGTACTTTTTAACCTTTATCTTATCCACATTGGTTGGCGCCCTGTTATTGTTTGGTCTTGACTATTTCTGGATATCCCCGCAGTTCTACCAGGAGCCTGATGTTTCTCTTCCAATGAACATCGCCTATAACTTTGTGCTTTGTATCATCAGTACGGTGACCATCCTTTCCCTCTTCCTGGTACGTCAGTATTCGAGGGAATTGCAGAAGAGGAGCGAGGTGCAGTTGAAGCTGAGCGAAATGAACATCAAATTTCTCCATGCACAACTGAACCCGCATTTCTTCTTTAATATGTTCAATAACCTGTACGGCGTAAGCCTTACGGAGCCGGAACGTACGCCGGACCTCATTCTGAAGCTGGCCGACCTGATGCGGTACCAGCTGGAAAACGGCAACAAACCGACGGTGACCATACGCGAGGAATTGCAGTTCATCGACAACTATATTGCCATGGAGCGGGAACGTATCGGAAAACGATGCCTTATCAGTTATGATTTCCCGGCGGATGATACCGTCCTGCACCAATACAGGATTGCTCCGCTGATCCTGATCACGTTAGTGGAAAATGCGTTTAAGCACAGTGTCACTATCAGCCATACATGGTATGTTAACATCAGTGTTTACCGGTATGAAGACGACCTGGTGGTGGATGTACGTAATTCGTTGCCGGATGAAGCCTTAAAAAGCGGCTCCACCGGTATTGGTTTGATCAACATTAAAGAACGGCTGGAGATGCTGTATAAACACCGGTATAGTCTTGTCAGCACTATTGATGGGCAGGAATACCGGACCACTCTGACTTTAAGGATAAATACGACAGCACATGGATAA
- a CDS encoding LytR/AlgR family response regulator transcription factor: MDNTLKCIIVDDEEGAHLVLKQYIKNLHNLELAGSFFTAVEAMGYIYNNRVDLIFLDINMPGLSGLELLETMSDPPLVILTTAYREYALEGYKYRVVDYLVKPFNFQRFMAAIDTVYSRLRPKITATNEPNSAPSAFVMLKVEGEIVKVMYDQITYVRSWGNYVKVVTKQSTYLSPITTTEIEQKLDKVRFRRIHKSYIVAMSRISKITGGQVELDDGTILPIGTTYRRDLLDNFQ, from the coding sequence ATGGATAACACTTTAAAATGCATTATTGTAGACGACGAAGAAGGCGCTCACCTTGTATTGAAGCAGTATATCAAAAACCTGCATAACCTGGAGCTGGCCGGATCGTTTTTTACCGCGGTGGAAGCCATGGGTTATATATACAACAACCGGGTGGATTTGATTTTCCTGGATATCAATATGCCGGGACTGAGCGGGCTGGAGCTGTTGGAAACAATGTCTGATCCTCCGTTGGTAATACTAACGACCGCCTATCGGGAATATGCATTGGAAGGGTATAAATACCGGGTAGTGGATTACCTGGTGAAGCCATTCAATTTTCAGCGGTTTATGGCGGCCATAGATACAGTATATTCGCGGCTGCGACCAAAAATCACCGCCACGAACGAACCCAATTCTGCGCCCTCCGCTTTTGTAATGCTGAAAGTGGAAGGGGAAATTGTGAAGGTGATGTACGATCAGATCACCTATGTCCGCAGCTGGGGCAACTATGTGAAAGTCGTAACGAAACAGTCTACTTACCTCAGCCCAATCACCACTACAGAAATAGAACAAAAGCTGGACAAAGTCCGGTTCAGGAGAATTCACAAATCCTATATCGTGGCCATGAGCCGCATCAGCAAGATAACCGGCGGCCAGGTGGAACTTGACGACGGAACGATATTGCCCATCGGCACGACCTATCGCAGAGACCTGTTGGACAACTTTCAATGA
- a CDS encoding aminoglycoside 6-adenylyltransferase, producing the protein MTSRSETAMMDLILSVAAKDPRILAVLQDGSRSNPNVTPDIFQDFDIIYVVDDLTPFLQDHSWVDVFGERMIMQMPEDMELYPPAPELEGAFSYLLQFKDGNRIDLVMVPPDKLDAFTADSLCKVLWDKAGLFVDKPLPPASDAGYIVEKPSARSYTDCCNEFWYTNAGLAKGLWREEVVLAKELINQVVRGALMQMMNWYIGCRYRFAVNPGKFGKYYRRYLEPEVYDKFMATYSEGDLQSIWQSVYTTMDLFRDMARLVAAQLGYTYPEDWDANVRAYMQHVQQLPKDATSIY; encoded by the coding sequence ATGACCAGCAGAAGCGAAACAGCCATGATGGACCTGATCCTTAGCGTAGCCGCAAAAGACCCGCGGATATTGGCCGTCTTACAGGACGGATCACGCTCCAACCCCAATGTGACACCGGATATTTTCCAGGACTTCGATATTATCTATGTGGTGGATGATCTTACGCCATTCCTGCAGGACCATAGCTGGGTGGATGTTTTCGGGGAGAGAATGATCATGCAGATGCCGGAGGACATGGAGCTGTATCCGCCGGCGCCGGAGCTGGAGGGCGCGTTCTCTTATCTGTTGCAGTTTAAAGATGGTAACCGTATAGATCTGGTGATGGTGCCACCGGACAAACTCGATGCTTTTACCGCAGACAGCTTATGTAAAGTACTCTGGGACAAGGCCGGCCTGTTTGTGGACAAACCACTTCCACCCGCCAGTGACGCCGGTTACATCGTGGAAAAACCTTCAGCACGTTCGTATACAGACTGCTGCAATGAATTCTGGTACACGAATGCCGGTCTGGCGAAAGGACTGTGGCGTGAAGAAGTGGTATTGGCCAAAGAGCTGATCAACCAGGTGGTACGTGGCGCGCTGATGCAGATGATGAACTGGTATATTGGTTGCCGTTACCGGTTTGCGGTAAATCCGGGCAAGTTTGGGAAATATTACCGGCGTTACCTGGAGCCGGAAGTGTATGATAAGTTTATGGCCACCTATAGTGAAGGCGACCTGCAAAGCATATGGCAGTCTGTTTACACTACCATGGACCTTTTCAGGGACATGGCACGGCTGGTAGCTGCGCAGCTGGGTTACACCTACCCTGAGGACTGGGACGCGAATGTAAGGGCTTATATGCAGCATGTACAGCAGCTGCCCAAAGATGCAACCAGCATTTATTGA
- a CDS encoding LLM class flavin-dependent oxidoreductase, producing MEIGIDSFAATKSQSSGHNAAADMQEMDNLLERIILADQAGLAVFGLGEHHRREFLDSASVLILAAAAARTKNIKLTSAVTVLSAADPVRVFQSFATLDIISKGRAEMVVGRGSFIEAFPLFGYNLDDYDALFTEKLDLLLKIRDHERVDWSGKFRAPLQNAPIYPRPVQQPLPIWVGVGGTPQSFVRAGMLGLPLMVAVIGGETHRFRPLVDLYREAGAKAGHPEEQLQVGLHSLGYIAQTSQQARDEFFPGYAEVFTRIGKERGWGPVTRAQFDAQNGPTGALLVGSPQEVADKIRRHSEALGGISRFTFQMDNANLPHDKLMNSIELIGKEIVPLLK from the coding sequence ATGGAAATAGGTATTGACAGCTTTGCTGCCACCAAATCACAAAGCAGCGGCCACAATGCGGCAGCTGATATGCAGGAAATGGACAATCTGCTGGAGCGGATCATCCTGGCGGACCAGGCTGGCCTGGCCGTGTTCGGGCTGGGGGAGCATCACCGCCGGGAGTTCCTGGATTCGGCCTCAGTGCTGATACTGGCTGCTGCTGCTGCCCGTACAAAAAACATTAAACTCACCAGCGCGGTAACGGTATTGAGTGCTGCTGATCCGGTGCGGGTATTTCAGAGTTTTGCCACGCTGGACATTATTTCCAAAGGAAGAGCGGAGATGGTGGTAGGCCGTGGGTCTTTTATTGAGGCCTTTCCGCTTTTCGGGTACAACCTGGATGATTATGACGCCTTGTTCACTGAAAAGCTGGACCTGTTGTTAAAGATAAGAGACCATGAGCGGGTGGACTGGAGCGGGAAGTTCAGGGCGCCGTTGCAAAATGCGCCTATTTATCCGCGGCCGGTGCAGCAGCCGTTGCCCATATGGGTGGGCGTAGGCGGTACGCCACAGTCATTTGTACGGGCAGGCATGCTGGGACTTCCTTTGATGGTGGCGGTGATCGGTGGGGAAACGCACCGGTTCAGGCCCTTAGTGGACCTCTACCGCGAAGCTGGTGCCAAGGCGGGTCATCCCGAAGAGCAGTTGCAGGTGGGATTGCATTCGCTGGGATATATTGCGCAAACATCGCAGCAGGCGAGGGACGAGTTTTTCCCGGGGTACGCGGAAGTGTTTACCCGCATCGGGAAGGAGAGAGGCTGGGGACCTGTGACACGCGCCCAGTTTGACGCGCAGAACGGTCCTACAGGAGCTTTGCTGGTAGGCAGCCCGCAGGAGGTGGCCGACAAAATCAGGCGTCATAGTGAGGCGCTGGGTGGCATCAGCCGGTTCACCTTCCAGATGGACAACGCCAACCTGCCACATGATAAGCTCATGAACTCCATTGAGCTGATAGGGAAAGAAATTGTTCCGTTATTGAAATAG
- a CDS encoding transglutaminase family protein — MKSLSVFLLLAGWSITAFAQQVPVIRATSKTVSIKDGPTFMKNTWTIEPETKPDIYRTSAKKVVFYTDVDSISVHVKPGQQQDFYILLNGKDSALTRVEFQPSRLEMLKKAKKYNYADKRELPAFTYLSPDDEALKRIRRELKLDSIAGSGNEISQMINLMHWVHDIIRHDGSSNNPAVRNAIGIIDVCNKEKRGVNCRMMATVLNECYLAMGFKSRFLTCMPKELKFDDCHVINMVYSTEKQKWVWMDPTFNAYVMNEKGEVLGPQEVRERLINGQTLIVNPDANWNRKNSAVKEQYLDNYMAKNLYRLESSAASGYDQETQQAGKWLTYVQLVPLDGLNQQNTKSENLKWNSYKTLITNNPDVFWAKP, encoded by the coding sequence ATGAAATCATTATCTGTATTCCTTCTCCTCGCAGGATGGAGCATCACTGCATTCGCCCAACAGGTACCCGTCATCCGGGCTACCTCTAAAACCGTCAGCATAAAAGATGGGCCTACTTTTATGAAGAACACCTGGACCATCGAGCCGGAAACAAAACCGGACATTTATCGCACTTCAGCGAAGAAAGTGGTTTTTTATACGGATGTGGATTCTATTTCCGTTCATGTGAAGCCCGGCCAACAGCAGGATTTTTATATCCTCCTGAATGGTAAAGACTCTGCTTTGACGAGGGTGGAATTTCAGCCTTCCCGGCTGGAGATGTTGAAAAAGGCTAAAAAATACAACTATGCTGATAAAAGGGAACTGCCGGCATTTACTTACCTGTCTCCCGATGATGAGGCGCTGAAACGTATTCGCCGGGAACTTAAACTGGATTCCATTGCGGGCAGCGGTAATGAAATCTCCCAAATGATCAACCTGATGCACTGGGTACATGATATTATCCGGCATGATGGCAGCAGTAACAATCCTGCTGTAAGAAATGCCATCGGTATTATCGATGTGTGCAACAAGGAAAAACGGGGCGTCAACTGCCGTATGATGGCCACTGTATTGAATGAATGTTACCTCGCTATGGGTTTCAAATCCCGCTTTCTGACCTGCATGCCCAAAGAACTGAAATTCGACGACTGCCATGTGATCAACATGGTATATTCAACCGAAAAACAAAAATGGGTGTGGATGGACCCTACCTTCAACGCCTATGTGATGAATGAAAAAGGCGAAGTGCTGGGACCGCAGGAAGTACGCGAACGGCTGATCAACGGGCAGACCCTCATCGTGAACCCCGATGCTAACTGGAACCGGAAAAATTCTGCCGTTAAAGAACAATATCTCGACAACTATATGGCCAAGAACCTCTACCGTCTGGAATCTTCCGCTGCCAGTGGATATGACCAGGAAACACAGCAGGCAGGTAAATGGCTGACCTACGTACAGCTGGTGCCGCTGGACGGATTGAACCAGCAAAACACCAAATCAGAAAATCTGAAATGGAACTCCTACAAAACTTTGATCACCAACAACCCGGACGTTTTCTGGGCGAAACCATAA
- a CDS encoding MFS transporter gives MRTEKDLWLLALGVFGITTTEFGVIGVLPDIAMAFHVTIDKAGWLLSAFALIVAFFGPFMMMLFSKINRKTLLLFSLLIFAVANVLSAFATSFYHLLIIRMLPAFFHPVYWSIALSVAINTGDKQNTSKAVSIIFSGLTIATVLGVPLATFISAMLNWQGAFLITAFINVLALIGIKIWLPPVTAGSPKVTGPQTNIFRNSLLWTNLPLAFFIITAMYSTYGYMADFLKQVSHMQGGTISIMLLLFGLVGIGGNYLAGRYMSRQPYLTTLLFLLLLSGVHLLLYWLGGSFMPMVLLVVIWGLVHAGGFLISNIQVTSSAPQASELINSVFTSCGNLAVTAGALLGGHWIAGYGIANVVWSTVGCLTIAILILLFKRIKYQRPGL, from the coding sequence ATGCGTACTGAAAAAGATCTTTGGTTGCTGGCGTTGGGTGTCTTTGGTATTACGACTACGGAATTTGGAGTAATAGGTGTGTTGCCGGACATTGCAATGGCCTTTCATGTCACCATCGACAAAGCCGGATGGCTGCTCAGCGCTTTCGCGCTGATCGTGGCATTCTTCGGGCCTTTTATGATGATGCTCTTTTCAAAAATCAACCGGAAGACGTTATTGCTTTTTTCACTGTTGATTTTTGCGGTGGCGAATGTGCTCTCTGCTTTCGCCACCAGTTTCTATCATCTGCTGATCATCAGGATGCTGCCCGCCTTTTTTCATCCGGTTTATTGGTCGATAGCATTGTCGGTAGCTATCAATACCGGTGATAAGCAAAACACCTCCAAAGCGGTCAGTATTATTTTCTCCGGCCTTACCATCGCCACCGTATTGGGCGTGCCTTTGGCCACGTTCATTTCCGCGATGCTCAACTGGCAGGGGGCCTTTCTGATAACGGCTTTTATTAATGTGCTGGCCCTCATCGGCATAAAGATATGGCTACCGCCGGTGACAGCAGGCAGTCCCAAGGTAACCGGGCCACAGACAAACATCTTCCGTAACAGTCTCCTGTGGACCAATTTACCGCTGGCCTTTTTTATCATCACCGCGATGTATTCCACCTACGGATACATGGCGGATTTTCTAAAGCAGGTATCCCACATGCAAGGCGGCACTATCAGTATCATGTTGTTGTTATTCGGACTGGTGGGCATTGGTGGTAATTATCTCGCAGGAAGATATATGAGCAGGCAACCTTACCTCACCACGCTGTTGTTCCTGTTGTTACTGTCAGGAGTGCACCTGCTGTTATATTGGCTGGGTGGCAGTTTCATGCCAATGGTATTGCTGGTTGTTATATGGGGGCTTGTCCATGCCGGCGGCTTTCTGATCAGCAATATACAGGTCACCTCTTCGGCGCCGCAGGCATCAGAACTCATCAACAGTGTTTTTACTTCTTGCGGAAATCTTGCCGTTACGGCCGGCGCCCTGTTAGGCGGGCATTGGATTGCAGGATATGGTATCGCCAATGTCGTCTGGTCCACCGTGGGATGTCTGACAATAGCGATACTCATACTGCTGTTTAAACGTATCAAATATCAACGCCCGGGGCTTTAG
- a CDS encoding winged helix-turn-helix transcriptional regulator has translation MPEFFHDKRLYYTPIEFALGHIGGTWKMPILWRLQEKPLRFSELKKDIPHITDKMLTSQLRELENKDLISRMVHPVVPPKVEYSLTEKGKKTIPLIETIMKYGYDLIKEAGIEYPPKES, from the coding sequence ATGCCTGAATTTTTTCACGATAAGAGGTTGTATTACACGCCGATCGAATTTGCGTTGGGCCATATCGGCGGAACGTGGAAAATGCCTATACTATGGCGTTTGCAGGAGAAGCCGCTACGGTTCAGTGAACTGAAAAAAGACATCCCGCATATTACAGATAAAATGCTGACCAGCCAGTTGAGAGAGCTGGAAAACAAAGACCTGATCAGCAGAATGGTTCATCCGGTAGTGCCGCCAAAAGTGGAGTACAGCCTGACGGAGAAAGGAAAGAAAACCATTCCTCTCATAGAGACGATCATGAAATATGGCTATGATTTAATTAAGGAGGCGGGCATTGAATACCCGCCCAAAGAAAGTTGA